The following proteins are encoded in a genomic region of Thioclava nitratireducens:
- the tsaD gene encoding tRNA (adenosine(37)-N6)-threonylcarbamoyltransferase complex transferase subunit TsaD, with amino-acid sequence MTDTLTFLGLESSCDDTAAAIVRLTDGKPEILSSVVAGQTDLHAAFGGVVPEIAARAHAEKLDLCVEEALEQAGLGLGALDGIAVTAGPGLIGGVMSGVMCAKGLAVGAGLPLVGVNHLAGHALTPRLTDGLEFPYLMLLVSGGHCQFLIAKGPEDFSRLGGTIDDAPGEAFDKAAKLMALPQPGGPSVEAEARKGDPKAFAFPRPLLDRPGCDMSFSGLKTALLRARDQVVAEHDGLPRQIRADLCAGFQQAIADVLIEKSRRALAEYLKLSPTNPGFAVAGGVAANQAIRAGLETVSQEMGAEFVAPPLKLCTDNAAMIAWAGIERFRSGAQDGMDLVARPRWPLDRSAAPLLGSGKKGAKA; translated from the coding sequence ATGACCGACACGCTGACCTTTCTCGGGCTTGAATCGAGCTGCGACGATACGGCGGCGGCGATCGTGCGCCTCACGGATGGCAAGCCGGAAATCCTCTCGAGCGTCGTCGCCGGGCAGACCGATCTGCATGCGGCCTTCGGTGGCGTGGTCCCCGAAATCGCCGCGCGCGCCCATGCGGAGAAGCTCGATCTCTGCGTCGAAGAGGCGCTGGAGCAAGCCGGGCTTGGGCTCGGCGCATTGGATGGCATCGCCGTGACGGCGGGTCCGGGGCTGATCGGCGGGGTGATGTCGGGGGTAATGTGCGCCAAGGGGCTCGCAGTTGGGGCAGGTCTGCCTTTGGTTGGCGTCAACCATTTGGCGGGCCATGCGTTAACCCCGCGCCTGACCGACGGGTTGGAGTTTCCCTATCTCATGCTGCTCGTCTCCGGCGGGCACTGCCAGTTCCTGATCGCGAAGGGGCCGGAAGATTTTTCGCGGCTCGGCGGCACGATCGACGACGCGCCAGGCGAGGCCTTCGACAAGGCAGCGAAACTGATGGCACTGCCCCAACCCGGCGGCCCCTCCGTCGAGGCCGAGGCGCGCAAGGGCGATCCCAAGGCTTTCGCCTTCCCGCGGCCCCTTCTGGATCGGCCCGGCTGCGATATGTCCTTCTCCGGGCTGAAGACGGCACTGCTGCGCGCCCGCGATCAGGTGGTCGCGGAGCATGACGGGCTGCCGCGCCAGATCCGCGCCGATCTTTGCGCCGGTTTTCAGCAGGCAATCGCGGATGTTCTCATCGAGAAATCGCGTCGTGCCTTGGCAGAATATCTAAAGCTTTCGCCCACCAATCCCGGTTTCGCGGTCGCAGGTGGCGTCGCGGCAAATCAGGCTATTCGGGCCGGATTAGAGACTGTTTCACAAGAAATGGGCGCCGAATTCGTGGCCCCTCCTTTAAAGCTTTGCACCGATAACGCGGCGATGATCGCGTGGGCCGGGATCGAGCGGTTCCGCAGCGGCGCGCAGGACGGGATGGATCTGGTCGCCCGCCCGCGCTGGCCGCTGGACCGCAGCGCCGCGCCGCTTCTCGGATCGGGAAAGAAGGGGGCGAAGGCATGA
- a CDS encoding YciI family protein: MYFAVICRDKPGALQTRLDNREAHLAYIEETGAVFMAGPFIENEQMVGSLVILEVESLKAAQDWAANDPYAKAGLFEDVQVKAWKKVIG; this comes from the coding sequence ATGTATTTTGCCGTGATCTGCCGCGACAAACCCGGCGCCCTGCAAACCCGGTTGGACAATCGCGAGGCGCATCTCGCCTATATCGAAGAGACCGGCGCGGTCTTCATGGCGGGCCCGTTCATCGAGAATGAACAGATGGTGGGTTCACTCGTGATCCTCGAAGTCGAGAGCCTCAAAGCCGCGCAGGATTGGGCGGCGAACGATCCCTATGCCAAAGCGGGCCTGTTCGAGGATGTGCAGGTCAAGGCGTGGAAAAAGGTGATCGGCTGA
- a CDS encoding uroporphyrinogen-III synthase: MDSQSERPILLVTRPAVAAEGFVRAFRDRFGADWPAVISPLTEIELLDTPIPEFQTAIFTSQHAVAAFHRMAQGRGRQAYCVGLRTARAAREAGFDAIAGPGDAEALSELIARQQLGGKLLFLRGEQIAYDLEERLNSAGIETESTILYRQLPRPLSAEAKAVLRASRPVLAPIFSPNAADRFLDALPQAPHPPLFVAAMSEAVASRLKSASLCHLEVARHPDAQGMLDALAVLLQRQKAG; the protein is encoded by the coding sequence ATGGACAGCCAGTCTGAGAGACCGATTCTCCTCGTTACGCGACCCGCTGTTGCGGCAGAGGGATTCGTTCGGGCCTTTCGCGACAGGTTTGGCGCCGATTGGCCGGCTGTAATCTCGCCACTGACCGAGATCGAGTTGCTGGACACGCCGATCCCCGAGTTCCAGACAGCGATCTTCACATCGCAACATGCGGTGGCCGCGTTTCATCGGATGGCGCAGGGAAGAGGCCGTCAAGCCTATTGTGTGGGGCTGCGCACGGCACGAGCGGCGCGCGAGGCCGGGTTCGACGCGATCGCCGGGCCGGGCGATGCCGAGGCTCTGAGCGAATTGATCGCCCGGCAGCAACTCGGCGGAAAACTGCTCTTCCTGAGAGGGGAGCAGATTGCCTACGACCTTGAGGAACGGCTGAATTCCGCCGGAATAGAGACTGAATCGACGATCCTCTACCGCCAGCTTCCGCGTCCGTTGAGCGCCGAGGCGAAGGCGGTTCTGCGCGCATCGCGCCCTGTTTTGGCACCGATTTTCTCGCCGAATGCGGCGGACCGCTTCCTTGATGCGCTGCCGCAGGCACCGCACCCGCCGCTCTTTGTCGCAGCCATGAGCGAGGCAGTGGCGTCTCGCCTCAAAAGCGCTAGCTTGTGCCATCTGGAAGTCGCTCGGCATCCTGACGCGCAAGGGATGCTCGATGCGCTTGCCGTCTTGCTGCAAAGGCAAAAGGCGGGTTGA
- a CDS encoding PstS family phosphate ABC transporter substrate-binding protein — translation MKSFNLAASAIAIVAVSGTAAIARDNIQVAGSSTVLPYASIVAEAFGENFDYPTPVVESGGSSAGLKRFCEGVGENTIDVANASRKIKDKEVATCADNGVTDIMEVRIGYDGIVFASQKDGPAFNAFTPSDIFNALGAKVLKDGKIVDNGYAKWNEFNSDLPDADIVAFIPGTKHGTREVFEEKVLEAGCEATGAKEAFMASGMDDKAASKACMEVRTDGKAVDIDGDYTETLARIGSNPNGIGVFGLAFYENNTDKLKVATMSGVEPSTETIASGDYPVSRPLYFYVKKAHIGVIPGLKEYAEFFVSDDMAGPDGPLAQYGLVADPELAKTQEAVANEVTMGSGS, via the coding sequence ATGAAATCGTTCAACCTCGCCGCTTCCGCGATCGCGATCGTCGCCGTTTCGGGCACCGCCGCCATCGCGCGTGACAACATCCAGGTCGCCGGTTCCTCGACCGTGCTGCCCTACGCCTCCATCGTCGCCGAAGCTTTCGGCGAAAACTTCGATTACCCGACCCCGGTCGTGGAATCGGGCGGCTCCTCGGCTGGCCTGAAGCGCTTCTGCGAAGGCGTTGGCGAAAACACGATCGACGTCGCGAACGCTTCGCGCAAGATCAAGGACAAGGAAGTCGCGACCTGCGCCGACAACGGCGTCACCGACATCATGGAAGTCCGCATCGGCTATGACGGCATCGTCTTCGCGTCGCAAAAAGACGGCCCGGCCTTCAACGCGTTCACGCCCTCGGACATCTTCAACGCGCTCGGCGCGAAGGTCCTGAAGGACGGCAAGATCGTCGACAACGGCTACGCCAAGTGGAACGAGTTCAACTCGGACCTGCCGGATGCCGACATCGTCGCTTTCATCCCGGGCACCAAGCACGGCACCCGTGAAGTCTTCGAAGAGAAGGTTCTGGAAGCTGGCTGCGAAGCCACCGGCGCCAAAGAAGCCTTCATGGCTTCGGGCATGGACGACAAGGCTGCCAGCAAGGCCTGCATGGAAGTCCGCACCGACGGCAAGGCTGTCGATATCGACGGCGACTACACCGAGACCCTCGCCCGCATCGGTTCGAACCCGAACGGCATCGGCGTCTTCGGTCTGGCGTTCTACGAGAACAACACCGACAAGCTGAAAGTTGCGACCATGTCGGGCGTCGAGCCTTCGACCGAGACCATCGCGTCGGGCGACTACCCGGTGTCGCGTCCGCTCTACTTCTACGTCAAGAAAGCGCATATCGGCGTGATCCCCGGCCTGAAGGAATACGCTGAGTTCTTCGTCTCCGACGACATGGCTGGCCCCGACGGCCCGCTCGCTCAATACGGCCTCGTCGCCGACCCGGAACTGGCGAAGACCCAGGAAGCCGTGGCGAACGAAGTGACCATGGGTTCGGGCTCGTAA
- the pstC gene encoding phosphate ABC transporter permease subunit PstC, whose translation MPVLWIVVIVVVLAGVGFVMGRMRALHSAGEDRRSLHSLPNYYGFNVAMFTAVPALLLLVVWMVAQPLIVNARVSAEIPGTLLEGSNMSLVMSDVRRVADGLDIAISEGALSARQAANLDLQTTDLRDVLGSVGVALGSNVDPATLKAAQTYRDMTSTGDLAMTIFVLLAAAAGFAVTYIRTNKDFRARNTVEHGVRVLLIAAASIAILTTIGIVLSLVFNTIEFFRLYPITDFFFGTTWSPSFGGGSELGILPLLWGTLYISLVALLVAVPIGLFAAVYLSEYATKSVRSVVKPLLEVLAGIPTIVYGLFALLTVGPFLLSIFGPSGPTATMADGGWMHAGTAVMTAGLVMGIMLIPFVSSLSDDIINAVPQSLRDGSYGLGATKSETIKQVILPAALPGIVGAVLLATSRAIGETMIVVLGAGAAARLSMNPFDAMTTVTAKIVSQLTGDADFASPEALVAFALGMTLFVLTLGLNIFALYIVRKYREQYE comes from the coding sequence ATGCCTGTTTTGTGGATCGTTGTGATCGTGGTCGTGCTGGCGGGGGTCGGCTTCGTGATGGGTCGAATGCGCGCGCTGCATTCGGCGGGCGAAGACCGACGTTCCCTGCACAGTTTGCCGAATTATTACGGCTTCAACGTCGCGATGTTCACCGCGGTCCCGGCGCTTCTTCTCCTTGTGGTCTGGATGGTGGCACAGCCGCTGATCGTGAATGCTCGCGTCTCAGCCGAGATTCCGGGAACGTTGCTGGAAGGCTCGAACATGAGCCTCGTGATGTCGGATGTCCGGCGCGTCGCCGACGGGCTCGATATCGCGATTTCGGAAGGCGCGCTGAGCGCACGACAAGCCGCGAATCTTGATCTTCAGACCACGGACCTGCGCGACGTTCTCGGCTCGGTCGGTGTCGCGCTCGGCTCCAATGTCGATCCGGCGACGCTGAAGGCGGCACAGACCTATCGCGATATGACCTCGACCGGTGATCTGGCGATGACGATCTTCGTCCTTCTCGCCGCAGCCGCGGGTTTCGCCGTCACCTATATACGCACGAACAAGGATTTTCGTGCCCGCAACACGGTGGAACACGGGGTACGCGTTCTTCTGATCGCCGCCGCCTCAATCGCGATCCTGACCACGATCGGTATCGTCCTCTCGCTTGTCTTCAATACGATCGAGTTCTTCCGCCTCTATCCCATCACCGATTTCTTCTTCGGCACCACCTGGTCGCCGAGCTTCGGCGGCGGGTCGGAGCTGGGTATCCTGCCGCTTCTCTGGGGCACGCTCTACATCTCGCTCGTGGCGCTTCTCGTGGCGGTTCCGATCGGGTTGTTCGCGGCCGTCTACCTGTCGGAATACGCGACGAAATCGGTGCGTAGCGTCGTGAAACCGCTGCTCGAAGTGCTCGCCGGGATCCCCACCATCGTGTACGGCCTTTTCGCCCTGCTGACCGTCGGGCCTTTCCTGCTGTCGATCTTCGGCCCCTCGGGTCCGACCGCTACGATGGCAGATGGCGGCTGGATGCATGCGGGCACGGCGGTGATGACCGCGGGTCTGGTGATGGGCATCATGCTGATCCCCTTCGTCTCCTCGCTGTCCGACGACATCATCAACGCGGTGCCGCAATCGCTGCGCGACGGCTCCTACGGCCTCGGCGCGACGAAATCCGAGACGATCAAGCAGGTAATCCTGCCCGCCGCCCTGCCCGGCATCGTCGGCGCGGTGCTCCTCGCGACCTCGCGCGCCATTGGCGAGACGATGATCGTCGTTCTGGGTGCAGGCGCCGCCGCGCGCCTCAGCATGAACCCGTTCGACGCGATGACCACCGTCACCGCCAAGATCGTCTCGCAGCTCACCGGCGATGCCGATTTCGCTTCCCCCGAGGCGCTGGTCGCCTTCGCGCTCGGCATGACGCTGTTCGTCCTGACGCTGGGGCTCAATATCTTCGCGCTCTACATCGTGCGCAAATACCGGGAGCAATACGAATGA
- the pstA gene encoding phosphate ABC transporter permease PstA, whose protein sequence is MSDATQHGASQPATRSLHHVDARTKRRNASEKRFKALGIGAIGIGLAFLVILLVTIVSNGATAFQQTFIQVPVYLDAAKLDKKGNRDPADLKKATTFTYKPLIEKGLLDAVEKSGATTDLAKAKDMKNLISASAASQVRDTVLADPSLIGQTVNFEILASSRVDSYLKGRVHRDEIAKDKNITVAQLDLVDQLRRAGIIHKSFNWDFIFGADASDSRAEQAGIGISMLGSFYMMLVVLVLALPIGVAASIYLEEFAPKNRFTDLIEVNISNLAAVPSIVFGILGLAVFIQFAHLPQSAPLVGGLVLTLMTLPTIIISTRAALKAVPPSIRDAALGIGASKMQSVFHHVLPLAMPGILTGTIIGLAQALGETAPLLLIGMVGYIATNSPDGFWDGFVSPNSAMPAQIYEWAKRADPAFYERAWGGIIILLIFLLGMNIIAIILRRKFERRW, encoded by the coding sequence ATGAGTGATGCGACCCAACACGGCGCAAGCCAGCCCGCGACACGTTCGCTGCATCATGTCGATGCCCGCACGAAGCGCCGCAACGCCTCCGAGAAGCGTTTCAAAGCGCTCGGCATCGGTGCGATCGGGATTGGTCTCGCCTTCCTCGTGATCCTGCTGGTGACGATCGTCTCCAACGGTGCAACCGCATTCCAGCAGACCTTCATTCAGGTGCCGGTCTACCTAGACGCCGCGAAGCTCGACAAGAAGGGCAACCGCGACCCGGCGGATCTTAAGAAGGCGACGACCTTCACCTACAAACCGCTGATCGAGAAAGGGCTTCTCGACGCGGTGGAGAAATCCGGCGCGACAACCGATCTCGCCAAGGCGAAGGACATGAAGAACCTGATCTCGGCCTCTGCCGCGAGCCAGGTGCGCGATACGGTCCTCGCAGACCCATCGCTGATCGGCCAGACGGTGAATTTCGAGATACTCGCATCCTCGCGGGTCGACAGCTACCTCAAGGGCCGGGTGCATCGCGACGAGATCGCCAAGGACAAGAACATCACCGTGGCGCAGCTCGACCTCGTCGATCAGCTTCGCAGGGCGGGCATCATCCACAAGAGCTTCAATTGGGATTTCATCTTCGGCGCCGACGCTTCGGACAGCCGCGCCGAGCAGGCCGGAATCGGGATCTCGATGCTGGGCTCGTTCTACATGATGCTCGTGGTGCTCGTTCTGGCCCTGCCGATCGGTGTCGCCGCCTCGATCTATCTCGAAGAATTCGCACCGAAGAACCGCTTCACTGACCTGATCGAGGTGAACATCTCGAACCTCGCCGCAGTGCCGTCGATCGTCTTCGGTATCCTCGGCCTCGCGGTGTTCATCCAGTTCGCACATCTGCCGCAATCGGCCCCGCTCGTCGGTGGCCTCGTGCTGACGCTGATGACCTTGCCGACGATCATCATCTCGACCCGCGCCGCGCTGAAAGCCGTACCGCCGTCGATCCGCGACGCGGCGCTCGGCATCGGCGCGTCTAAGATGCAATCGGTATTCCACCACGTTCTGCCGCTGGCGATGCCCGGCATCCTGACCGGCACGATCATCGGTCTGGCGCAAGCCTTGGGCGAGACCGCGCCGCTCCTGCTGATCGGGATGGTCGGCTATATCGCAACGAACTCGCCGGACGGGTTCTGGGACGGCTTCGTCTCTCCCAACTCCGCCATGCCTGCGCAGATCTACGAATGGGCCAAGCGCGCCGACCCGGCATTTTACGAACGCGCCTGGGGAGGTATCATCATTCTACTGATCTTCCTTTTGGGCATGAACATCATCGCCATCATCCTTCGCCGCAAGTTCGAGCGCCGTTGGTAA
- the phoU gene encoding phosphate signaling complex protein PhoU: MSEHILSAFDRDLEAVQALVVKMGGLVEEQILESARALEVRDLELAEQIRARDRAVDELEEKINEEAARLIALRAPAARDLRMALSVIKISASLERVGDYAKNIAKRTQVLSDGPQITGTATAIRRMAGTTEAMLKDALDAYIQRDAKLAADVRERDLEVDQMYNALFREFLTYMMEDPRNITPCMHLHFIAKNIERMGDHATTIAEQVIYLVTGEMPEDARPKSSSVA; encoded by the coding sequence ATGAGCGAGCATATCCTTTCCGCCTTCGACCGCGACCTTGAAGCCGTGCAGGCCCTGGTCGTGAAGATGGGCGGCCTCGTCGAGGAACAGATCCTCGAAAGCGCCCGCGCCCTCGAAGTGCGCGACCTCGAACTGGCCGAGCAAATCCGCGCCCGCGACCGTGCGGTCGACGAACTGGAAGAGAAGATCAACGAAGAAGCCGCGCGCCTGATCGCCCTGCGCGCACCCGCCGCGCGCGACCTGCGCATGGCGCTCTCGGTCATCAAGATCTCGGCGAGCCTCGAGCGCGTCGGCGATTACGCGAAAAACATCGCCAAGCGCACGCAGGTTCTGTCCGACGGCCCGCAGATTACCGGCACCGCCACCGCGATCCGCCGCATGGCGGGCACCACGGAAGCGATGCTGAAGGACGCGCTCGACGCCTATATCCAGCGAGACGCGAAACTGGCCGCCGATGTGCGCGAGCGCGACCTCGAAGTCGACCAGATGTACAACGCGCTGTTCCGCGAATTCCTGACCTACATGATGGAAGACCCGCGCAACATCACGCCCTGCATGCACCTGCATTTCATCGCGAAGAATATCGAGCGGATGGGCGACCACGCGACGACGATCGCCGAACAGGTGATCTATCTCGTGACCGGCGAAATGCCGGAGGATGCGCGTCCGAAAAGTTCCAGCGTGGCCTGA
- a CDS encoding NAD(P)H-dependent glycerol-3-phosphate dehydrogenase: protein MTISVLGAGAFGTAMAVSLSQNGPVTLWARDAEQVRTMQASRENSRRLPGVKLPEDITVSADIEDALAAKTLLLAMPMQKMAGFLDAHSETLAGKTLVSCSKGIDLSTGQGPTALIRAKVPGARAAVLTGPSFAADIARGLPTALTLACADHSEELQAELSTPTLRLYRTTDTTGAELGGALKNVYAIAAGTVIGAGLGDSARAALMTRGFAEMLRIATELGARAETLSGLSGFGDLVLTCTSTQSRNFRLGCSIGSGEGFDPSITVEGVATAGALNKLAHRRGLEIPVAAMVLALTERTISVDEAMQALLARPLKEE from the coding sequence ATGACGATTTCGGTCTTGGGCGCGGGCGCTTTTGGCACCGCGATGGCGGTGAGCCTCTCTCAAAACGGACCGGTGACCCTCTGGGCGCGCGATGCCGAGCAGGTTCGGACCATGCAGGCAAGCCGGGAGAACTCGCGCCGCCTTCCGGGTGTGAAGCTGCCCGAAGACATCACTGTTTCGGCAGACATCGAGGACGCACTCGCCGCCAAGACGCTGCTTCTCGCGATGCCAATGCAGAAGATGGCCGGGTTTCTCGATGCCCATTCCGAGACGCTCGCGGGCAAAACCCTGGTCTCCTGCTCCAAAGGAATCGACCTCTCCACTGGCCAAGGGCCGACGGCCCTGATCCGCGCCAAGGTGCCCGGCGCCCGCGCCGCCGTGCTGACGGGGCCGAGTTTCGCAGCCGATATCGCGCGCGGTCTGCCGACCGCCCTGACGCTTGCCTGCGCCGATCATTCCGAGGAATTGCAGGCCGAGCTGTCGACGCCGACGCTGCGGCTTTACCGCACGACCGATACGACCGGGGCGGAACTCGGCGGTGCGTTGAAAAACGTCTACGCGATCGCCGCGGGCACCGTGATCGGCGCGGGGCTCGGGGACTCCGCGCGCGCCGCGCTGATGACCCGCGGCTTCGCCGAAATGTTGCGGATCGCGACGGAACTGGGTGCGCGGGCCGAGACGCTGTCGGGTTTGTCGGGCTTCGGCGATCTGGTGTTGACCTGCACCTCGACGCAGTCGCGCAATTTCCGGTTGGGCTGCTCGATCGGGTCCGGCGAAGGCTTCGATCCATCGATCACCGTCGAGGGCGTCGCGACCGCCGGGGCCCTGAACAAGCTGGCGCATAGGCGCGGGCTGGAAATTCCCGTAGCCGCGATGGTTCTTGCGCTTACCGAACGAACAATCAGCGTGGACGAGGCGATGCAGGCCCTGCTCGCCCGCCCCTTGAAGGAGGAATGA
- a CDS encoding CbiX/SirB N-terminal domain-containing protein, which translates to MAEKVAAQSSGRSIDAATLANPGALEAALARHENPLIYPYFMAQGWFTKTELPRRLAAAGSDARQLDPFGVDPALPDLLTKVIFEARESENVPTDSPVILVAHGSKISRKSRNSVYDMAETLVRNPLMPEIHVALIEEPPYLEDVARAHPDGVCLPFFALRAGHVTGDIPQALQAASYRGSLLPEIGAHREVPVLIAQAISRG; encoded by the coding sequence TTGGCCGAAAAGGTTGCAGCACAAAGCTCCGGGCGCTCGATAGACGCGGCGACGCTCGCGAATCCGGGGGCTTTGGAGGCCGCTTTGGCGCGGCACGAAAACCCTTTGATTTATCCCTATTTCATGGCCCAGGGATGGTTCACAAAGACCGAACTTCCGCGACGGCTGGCGGCTGCGGGATCTGATGCGCGCCAGCTCGATCCGTTCGGCGTCGATCCGGCGCTGCCAGATCTGCTGACCAAGGTCATTTTCGAGGCGCGTGAATCAGAAAATGTCCCGACCGACTCGCCGGTGATTCTCGTGGCGCACGGGTCGAAAATCTCGCGGAAATCGCGCAATTCGGTTTACGACATGGCGGAAACTCTGGTCCGGAATCCGCTCATGCCGGAGATTCATGTAGCCCTGATCGAGGAGCCGCCCTACCTTGAAGACGTGGCCCGCGCACACCCGGATGGCGTGTGTTTGCCGTTCTTCGCGCTGCGGGCAGGACATGTGACAGGCGATATTCCTCAGGCGTTGCAGGCGGCTAGCTACCGGGGGAGCCTTTTGCCCGAAATCGGGGCGCATCGTGAGGTTCCCGTCCTGATTGCACAGGCGATTTCGCGAGGCTGA
- the pstB gene encoding phosphate ABC transporter ATP-binding protein PstB yields MEDMSLTERAVTTDDIKITARNVQVYYGDTHAIKDVNVDILDKTVTAFIGPSGCGKSTFLRCLNRMNDTIDVARVEGEILLDGEDIYDKRVDPVQLRAKVGMVFQKPNPFPKSIYDNVAYGPKIHGLTKNKAELDQVVEDSLRKAALWNEVKDRLHAPGTGLSGGQQQRLCIARAVATSPEVLLMDEPCSALDPIATAQVEELIDELRANFSVVIVTHSMQQAARVSQRTAFFHLGNLVEYDDTDKIFTNPSDSRTESYITGRIG; encoded by the coding sequence ATGGAAGACATGAGCCTGACGGAGAGAGCCGTGACCACTGACGACATCAAGATCACCGCACGCAACGTGCAGGTCTACTACGGCGACACCCACGCGATCAAAGACGTCAATGTCGACATCCTCGACAAGACTGTCACCGCCTTCATCGGCCCATCTGGCTGCGGGAAATCGACCTTCCTGCGATGCCTGAACCGCATGAACGACACGATCGACGTCGCCCGCGTCGAGGGAGAAATCCTGCTCGATGGCGAGGACATCTACGACAAGCGCGTCGATCCGGTGCAGCTGCGCGCCAAGGTCGGCATGGTGTTCCAGAAACCGAACCCCTTCCCGAAATCGATCTACGACAACGTGGCCTACGGCCCGAAAATCCACGGCCTGACCAAAAACAAGGCCGAGCTGGATCAGGTGGTCGAGGATTCGCTGCGCAAGGCCGCGCTGTGGAACGAAGTGAAGGATCGCCTCCACGCTCCCGGGACCGGGCTTTCCGGCGGCCAGCAACAGCGCCTGTGCATCGCGCGCGCCGTCGCGACCTCGCCGGAAGTGCTGCTGATGGACGAGCCCTGCTCGGCGCTCGACCCGATCGCGACCGCGCAGGTCGAGGAACTGATCGACGAACTTCGGGCGAATTTCTCGGTGGTGATCGTGACGCACTCGATGCAGCAGGCCGCGCGCGTCAGCCAGAGAACCGCGTTCTTCCACCTCGGGAATCTCGTCGAATACGACGATACGGACAAGATATTCACCAACCCGTCCGACAGCCGGACGGAAAGCTACATTACCGGCCGGATCGGCTGA
- the phoB gene encoding phosphate regulon transcriptional regulator PhoB, with translation MSPAQQPCVLVVEDENAQREVLSYNLEAEGFRVVMAENGDEGLLFVKEEKPDLIVLDWMLPNVSGIEICRRVKANSDTRNIPIIMLSARSEEVDRVRGLETGADDYVVKPYSVVELMARVRTQLRRTRPATMGERLSFEDIILDAEEHRVFRNGQPLKLGPTEFRLLSTMMEKPGRVWTRDQLLDRVWGRDIYVDTRTIDVHVGRLRKALMANGGDDPVRTVRGTGYALG, from the coding sequence ATGTCGCCAGCCCAACAGCCCTGCGTCCTCGTGGTCGAAGACGAAAACGCCCAGCGCGAAGTTCTCAGCTACAACCTCGAAGCCGAAGGGTTTCGCGTCGTGATGGCGGAGAACGGCGACGAGGGCCTGCTGTTCGTGAAGGAAGAAAAGCCCGATCTGATCGTGCTCGACTGGATGCTGCCCAACGTTTCCGGCATCGAGATCTGCCGCCGCGTGAAGGCCAATTCCGACACGCGCAACATCCCGATCATCATGCTCTCGGCGCGCTCGGAAGAGGTGGACCGGGTGCGGGGTCTGGAAACCGGCGCAGACGACTACGTCGTGAAACCCTACTCAGTGGTCGAGCTCATGGCGCGGGTGCGCACGCAACTGCGCCGCACCCGCCCCGCCACGATGGGTGAACGGCTGAGCTTCGAGGACATCATCCTCGACGCCGAGGAACACCGCGTCTTCCGTAACGGCCAGCCGCTGAAACTCGGGCCGACAGAGTTCCGGCTGCTGTCCACGATGATGGAAAAACCGGGCCGCGTCTGGACCCGCGACCAGTTGCTCGACCGGGTCTGGGGACGCGACATCTATGTCGACACCCGGACCATCGACGTCCATGTCGGGCGGCTCCGCAAGGCACTAATGGCGAATGGTGGAGATGATCCGGTGCGCACGGTGCGCGGCACAGGTTACGCGCTCGGATAA
- a CDS encoding EVE domain-containing protein yields the protein MRYWLFKSEPNKFSWDDLVAKGDAGEEWDGIRNYLARNNMREMKIGDRGLFYHSNIGKEVVGICEVVAESHPDSTTDDPRWDCVDLKAVRPFTKPVTLADVKGEPRLSEMSLVTSMRLSVQPVTEEEWKIVCDMGETDPN from the coding sequence ATGCGGTACTGGCTGTTCAAATCGGAACCCAACAAGTTTTCCTGGGACGATCTGGTCGCCAAGGGCGATGCGGGCGAGGAATGGGACGGCATCCGCAACTATCTCGCGCGCAACAACATGCGCGAGATGAAGATCGGCGATCGCGGCCTGTTCTATCATTCGAATATCGGCAAGGAGGTCGTCGGCATCTGCGAAGTCGTCGCCGAGAGCCATCCGGATTCGACGACCGACGATCCGCGCTGGGATTGCGTGGATCTCAAGGCGGTGCGGCCGTTCACCAAGCCTGTCACGCTGGCCGATGTGAAAGGCGAGCCGCGCCTGTCGGAGATGTCGCTCGTCACCTCGATGCGGTTGTCAGTTCAGCCCGTCACCGAAGAAGAATGGAAGATCGTCTGCGACATGGGCGAGACCGATCCGAACTGA